In the Paralichthys olivaceus isolate ysfri-2021 chromosome 15, ASM2471397v2, whole genome shotgun sequence genome, one interval contains:
- the uimc1 gene encoding BRCA1-A complex subunit RAP80 isoform X2 has product MKTQSCSGEGLFWLLILCLWNLSLFFLFVSVEVAQEKNRMSLRKQIIKEATNVPTEIIIDDNSQELESVDDRDGTEELSSSTRHRRRRERENQTKPKEMTEEEMMDLALRLSEQEASNTALQLQREEEAVMKAIQESMVGQTQPCPPSQSQSLLAHASLRLCSRRKLLRSNGMRTSSIDQGASEDVCTPEIDLTRETKGAGDEIKNRNKKRKRKEGSPPLKTSDFSQKIDSQASSGGSEPLDSQSSDSVQVDDRLLRKSPVFLSNDCKALVQIPRLSQDLLETCRSSGFVLCSQDTSSPQTSLPAETKSPTFPRSPGNLTSCPKSPVFSETLQGDDDETQLTQGLEYLKSPVFGRNTERETTPSACEPLVSVCENSGLEFSSQETFTSSVRTTSRRPQSPVFPRSPALPPPPGRSSIRSSPVFSETHRGAAERSHGSSSSPVFGSSGRKLSDDEPKTSAVPSEVGRSNREVSRAVCEESSQRPTQSCDTDPHQDDVRLNTISVTSPSDDSQETPEDLNAAETELTSDMVLVWSDKDEDITPACSPSPVFSEERGAGLADVHVSSLNHDTAASPGAEWRSSSTEEELQPVEGACAPPAVGPTVHYYWGVPFCPRGLDPDAYTQVILAQMDVYDKSLKQAQRRLLRKAPWGGAILPQPEKSPSPEPSAESPQRLVPRRRGLRLKKNNQSEESPPAEEEEEGGEQRDGEEEEEAEKETEGGEGEEGRMDTDDCDVCPETQLSNNDDDETQVLTIDSGTELQPESPDLPVVQKIPRDDSPAVVEPPQEEEEEMEVDAAVCGTMEINIPVGGDAAHKKGEDMKEDDVDPDVDEIKVRGLQRPTSPEVDPAAIAPSPEASVDCPICQGSFPVTKIEWHAAYCDGEVAVLDERAPEVSSKPRRKRRRAEVAEAEETNDSVNSRNQEKCFICQKNVPLREYTRHTELCIHRRPPKPDTRGNLLSALEQTENRGSEAGPSGTRIQPGEVIDLRDDDDDEEEEEEEGVRALSISNSPIRSFTPISEAAGCLIDFRRQQRAKKPSHRRR; this is encoded by the exons atgaaaacacagagttgTTCAGGTGAAggattgttttggttgttgatcttgtgtttgtggaacttgagtcttttttttttgtttgtgtcggTCGAAGTCGCTCAGGAGAAGAACAGAATGTCTCTGAGGAAACAAATCATCAAGGAGGCGACTAACGTTCCCACAGAAATCATCATCGACGACAACTCGCAGGAGCTGGAGTCTGTGGACGACCGAGATGGAACG GAGGAGCTCTCGTCATCAACTCGACACAGGCGCAGGAGAGAGCGGGAGAACCAAACCAAACCCAAAG AGatgactgaggaggagatgatggaCCTGGCTCTGCGTCTGAGCGAACAGGAAGCCAGCAACACGGCGCTCCAGCTGCAGCGGGAAGAGGAGGCCGTGATGAAAGCCATCCAAGAGAGC ATGGTCGGACAGACTCAGCCGTGCCCGCCATCCCAGAGTCAAAGCCTCCTCGCCCACGCCTCGCTCAGACTCTGCTCCCGACGGAAACTCCTGCGCTCGAATGGGATGAGGACGTCGTCCATCGACCAGGGAGCCTCCGAGGACGTCTGTACGCCCGAGATAGACCTGACCCGAG AAACAAAAGGAGCCGGAGATGAAATAAAGAACAGGAATAAAAAGcgtaaaagaaaagaaggaagtcCTCCGCTCAAGACGTCAGACTTTTCACAGAAGATCGACTCTCAGGCGTCGTCCGGCGGCTCCGAGCCTCTGGACTCACAG agcTCTGACTCGGTGCAGGTCGATGACCGTCTGCTCCGTAAATCGCCCGTCTTCCTGTCCAATGACTGCAAAGCGTTGGTTCAAATCCCGCGGCTGAGTCAGGACCTGCTGGAAACCTGCAGAAGCTCAGGGTTTGTATTGTGCTCTCAGGACACTTCCTCCCCTCAGACGTCTCTGCCCGCTGAAACCAAGAGCCCGACGTTTCCCAGAAGCCCCGGCAACCTCACGTCTTGTCCGAAGAGTCCTGTCTTCTCAGAGACGCTGCAGGGAGATGATGACGAAACGCAGCTTACGCAGGGTCTTGAGTATTTAAAAAGTCCTGTGTTTGGCAGGAACACCGAACGTGAGACGACTCCAAGTGCCTGCGAACCTCTCGTCAGTGTCTGTGAAAACTCAGGGTTGGAGTTCTCCTCTCAGGAGACTTTTACCTCCTCTGTGAGGACCACTTCCCGTCGGCCTCAGAGCCCCGTCTTCCCAAGAAGCCCAGCCCTGCCCCCTCCCCCGGGAAGATCATCGATCCGCAGCAGCCCCGTCTTCTCAGAGACGCACCGAGGAGCCGCCGAGCGAAGTCACGGCTCTTCTTCGAGTCCGGTGTTCGGCAGCAGTGGACGAAAGCTCAGTGATGACGAGCCGAAGACGTCTGCGGTTCCTTCAGAGGTCGGAAGGTCAAACAGAGAAGTGAGTCGAGCCGTCTGCGAGGAATCATCTCAGAGGCCGACGCAG TCCTGCGACACTGACCCTCATCAGGACGACGTCAGGTTGAACACGATCTCCGTGACGTCTCCGTCAG ATGATTCACAGGAAACACCTGAAGACTTGAACGCAGCAGAGACGGAGCTGACCAGCGACATGGTGCTCGTCTGGTCTGACAAGGACGAGGACATCACG CCGGCATGTTCTCCGAGCCCGGTCTTCTCAGAGGAGAGAGGTGCTGGTCTGGCAGATGTTCATGTTTCATCCCTGAACCACGacacagcagcttctccaggagcagagtggaggagcag ctccacagaggaggagctcCAGCCAGTCGAGGGGGCGTGTGCTCCGCCTGCAGTCGGGCCGACGGTTCACTACTACTGGGGGGTTCCCTTCTGTCCCCGAGGCCTGGACCCAGACGCCTACACACAG GTGATCCTGGCTCAGATGGACGTTTACGACAAGAGTCTGAAACAGGCTCAGAGGCGTCTGCTGAGGAAGGCGCCGTGGGGGGGCGCCATCCTGCCACAGCCTGAG AAATCTCCTTCACCTGAGCCGTCTGCTGAGTCGCCTCAACGTCTTGTTCCTCGAAG ACGAGGTCTCAGATTGAAGAAGAACAACCAGAGTGAAGAGTCTCCGccagctgaggaagaggaggagggtggagagcagagggatggggaggaagaggaggaggcagagaaggagacagagggaggagaaggtgaagaagGACGGATGGATACTGACGACTGTGATGTTTGTCCAG AAACTCAACTGAGTAACAACGATGACGACGAAACACAAGTTCTGACGATTGACTCCGGGACCGAG CTTCAACCTGAAAGTCCTGATCTCCCCGTGGTCCAGAAGATTCCTCGAGACGATTCTCCAGCTGTGGTCGAGCCgccgcaggaggaggaggaggagatggaggtggaCG CGGCAGTTTGTGGAACAATGGAGATAAACATCCCTGTCGGCGGCGATGCTGCACACAAGAAAGGAGAGGACATGAAAGAGGACGACGTGGATCCAGACGTGGACGAGATAAAGGTCAGAGGGCTGCAAAGGCCGACGTCTCCGGAAGTGGATCCCGCCGCCATCGCTCCGAGTCCTGAAGCCAGCGTGGACTGTCCCATCTGCCAGGGATCCTTCCCGGTGACAAAGATTGAGTGGCACGCAGCGTACTGTGACGGAGAGGTGGCTGTCCTGGACGAGAGGGCGCCTGAAG TGTCGTCGAAGCCTCGAAGGAAGCGACGAAGAGCAGAGGTCGCAGAAGCTGAAGAGACAAACGACTCCGTCAACAGCAGGAACCAAGAGAAATGCTTCATCTGTCAGAAAAACGTTCCTCTGAGAGAATACACCCGACACACCGAGCTGTGCATCCACCGCCGACCACCGAAGCCTGACACG AGAGGAAATCTGCTCTCAGCTctggaacaaacagaaaacagaggatCGG aAGCCGGGCCGTCAGGAACCAGAATCCAGCCGGG AGAGGTCATCGACCTGCGGGATGACGACGAcgacgaagaggaggaagaggaggaaggcgTACGAGCGTTGAGCATCAGCAACTCTCCCATCAGATCCTTCACTCCCATCTCCGAGGCCGCCGGCTGCCTCATCGACTTCAGGAGGCAGCAGCGAGCCAAGAAGCCGAGCCACAGACGGAGATGA
- the uimc1 gene encoding BRCA1-A complex subunit RAP80 isoform X1, with amino-acid sequence MRGRRGGHSSSSSSSSSSGKHSSSSSSGKHSSSSSSVAQEKNRMSLRKQIIKEATNVPTEIIIDDNSQELESVDDRDGTEELSSSTRHRRRRERENQTKPKEMTEEEMMDLALRLSEQEASNTALQLQREEEAVMKAIQESMVGQTQPCPPSQSQSLLAHASLRLCSRRKLLRSNGMRTSSIDQGASEDVCTPEIDLTRETKGAGDEIKNRNKKRKRKEGSPPLKTSDFSQKIDSQASSGGSEPLDSQSSDSVQVDDRLLRKSPVFLSNDCKALVQIPRLSQDLLETCRSSGFVLCSQDTSSPQTSLPAETKSPTFPRSPGNLTSCPKSPVFSETLQGDDDETQLTQGLEYLKSPVFGRNTERETTPSACEPLVSVCENSGLEFSSQETFTSSVRTTSRRPQSPVFPRSPALPPPPGRSSIRSSPVFSETHRGAAERSHGSSSSPVFGSSGRKLSDDEPKTSAVPSEVGRSNREVSRAVCEESSQRPTQSCDTDPHQDDVRLNTISVTSPSDDSQETPEDLNAAETELTSDMVLVWSDKDEDITPACSPSPVFSEERGAGLADVHVSSLNHDTAASPGAEWRSSSTEEELQPVEGACAPPAVGPTVHYYWGVPFCPRGLDPDAYTQVILAQMDVYDKSLKQAQRRLLRKAPWGGAILPQPEKSPSPEPSAESPQRLVPRRRGLRLKKNNQSEESPPAEEEEEGGEQRDGEEEEEAEKETEGGEGEEGRMDTDDCDVCPETQLSNNDDDETQVLTIDSGTELQPESPDLPVVQKIPRDDSPAVVEPPQEEEEEMEVDAAVCGTMEINIPVGGDAAHKKGEDMKEDDVDPDVDEIKVRGLQRPTSPEVDPAAIAPSPEASVDCPICQGSFPVTKIEWHAAYCDGEVAVLDERAPEVSSKPRRKRRRAEVAEAEETNDSVNSRNQEKCFICQKNVPLREYTRHTELCIHRRPPKPDTRGNLLSALEQTENRGSEAGPSGTRIQPGEVIDLRDDDDDEEEEEEEGVRALSISNSPIRSFTPISEAAGCLIDFRRQQRAKKPSHRRR; translated from the exons atgagaggaagaagaggaggacactcttcatcatcatcatcatcatcatcatcag gtAAAcactcttcatcatcttcatcaggtAAAcactcttcatcatcctcatcag TCGCTCAGGAGAAGAACAGAATGTCTCTGAGGAAACAAATCATCAAGGAGGCGACTAACGTTCCCACAGAAATCATCATCGACGACAACTCGCAGGAGCTGGAGTCTGTGGACGACCGAGATGGAACG GAGGAGCTCTCGTCATCAACTCGACACAGGCGCAGGAGAGAGCGGGAGAACCAAACCAAACCCAAAG AGatgactgaggaggagatgatggaCCTGGCTCTGCGTCTGAGCGAACAGGAAGCCAGCAACACGGCGCTCCAGCTGCAGCGGGAAGAGGAGGCCGTGATGAAAGCCATCCAAGAGAGC ATGGTCGGACAGACTCAGCCGTGCCCGCCATCCCAGAGTCAAAGCCTCCTCGCCCACGCCTCGCTCAGACTCTGCTCCCGACGGAAACTCCTGCGCTCGAATGGGATGAGGACGTCGTCCATCGACCAGGGAGCCTCCGAGGACGTCTGTACGCCCGAGATAGACCTGACCCGAG AAACAAAAGGAGCCGGAGATGAAATAAAGAACAGGAATAAAAAGcgtaaaagaaaagaaggaagtcCTCCGCTCAAGACGTCAGACTTTTCACAGAAGATCGACTCTCAGGCGTCGTCCGGCGGCTCCGAGCCTCTGGACTCACAG agcTCTGACTCGGTGCAGGTCGATGACCGTCTGCTCCGTAAATCGCCCGTCTTCCTGTCCAATGACTGCAAAGCGTTGGTTCAAATCCCGCGGCTGAGTCAGGACCTGCTGGAAACCTGCAGAAGCTCAGGGTTTGTATTGTGCTCTCAGGACACTTCCTCCCCTCAGACGTCTCTGCCCGCTGAAACCAAGAGCCCGACGTTTCCCAGAAGCCCCGGCAACCTCACGTCTTGTCCGAAGAGTCCTGTCTTCTCAGAGACGCTGCAGGGAGATGATGACGAAACGCAGCTTACGCAGGGTCTTGAGTATTTAAAAAGTCCTGTGTTTGGCAGGAACACCGAACGTGAGACGACTCCAAGTGCCTGCGAACCTCTCGTCAGTGTCTGTGAAAACTCAGGGTTGGAGTTCTCCTCTCAGGAGACTTTTACCTCCTCTGTGAGGACCACTTCCCGTCGGCCTCAGAGCCCCGTCTTCCCAAGAAGCCCAGCCCTGCCCCCTCCCCCGGGAAGATCATCGATCCGCAGCAGCCCCGTCTTCTCAGAGACGCACCGAGGAGCCGCCGAGCGAAGTCACGGCTCTTCTTCGAGTCCGGTGTTCGGCAGCAGTGGACGAAAGCTCAGTGATGACGAGCCGAAGACGTCTGCGGTTCCTTCAGAGGTCGGAAGGTCAAACAGAGAAGTGAGTCGAGCCGTCTGCGAGGAATCATCTCAGAGGCCGACGCAG TCCTGCGACACTGACCCTCATCAGGACGACGTCAGGTTGAACACGATCTCCGTGACGTCTCCGTCAG ATGATTCACAGGAAACACCTGAAGACTTGAACGCAGCAGAGACGGAGCTGACCAGCGACATGGTGCTCGTCTGGTCTGACAAGGACGAGGACATCACG CCGGCATGTTCTCCGAGCCCGGTCTTCTCAGAGGAGAGAGGTGCTGGTCTGGCAGATGTTCATGTTTCATCCCTGAACCACGacacagcagcttctccaggagcagagtggaggagcag ctccacagaggaggagctcCAGCCAGTCGAGGGGGCGTGTGCTCCGCCTGCAGTCGGGCCGACGGTTCACTACTACTGGGGGGTTCCCTTCTGTCCCCGAGGCCTGGACCCAGACGCCTACACACAG GTGATCCTGGCTCAGATGGACGTTTACGACAAGAGTCTGAAACAGGCTCAGAGGCGTCTGCTGAGGAAGGCGCCGTGGGGGGGCGCCATCCTGCCACAGCCTGAG AAATCTCCTTCACCTGAGCCGTCTGCTGAGTCGCCTCAACGTCTTGTTCCTCGAAG ACGAGGTCTCAGATTGAAGAAGAACAACCAGAGTGAAGAGTCTCCGccagctgaggaagaggaggagggtggagagcagagggatggggaggaagaggaggaggcagagaaggagacagagggaggagaaggtgaagaagGACGGATGGATACTGACGACTGTGATGTTTGTCCAG AAACTCAACTGAGTAACAACGATGACGACGAAACACAAGTTCTGACGATTGACTCCGGGACCGAG CTTCAACCTGAAAGTCCTGATCTCCCCGTGGTCCAGAAGATTCCTCGAGACGATTCTCCAGCTGTGGTCGAGCCgccgcaggaggaggaggaggagatggaggtggaCG CGGCAGTTTGTGGAACAATGGAGATAAACATCCCTGTCGGCGGCGATGCTGCACACAAGAAAGGAGAGGACATGAAAGAGGACGACGTGGATCCAGACGTGGACGAGATAAAGGTCAGAGGGCTGCAAAGGCCGACGTCTCCGGAAGTGGATCCCGCCGCCATCGCTCCGAGTCCTGAAGCCAGCGTGGACTGTCCCATCTGCCAGGGATCCTTCCCGGTGACAAAGATTGAGTGGCACGCAGCGTACTGTGACGGAGAGGTGGCTGTCCTGGACGAGAGGGCGCCTGAAG TGTCGTCGAAGCCTCGAAGGAAGCGACGAAGAGCAGAGGTCGCAGAAGCTGAAGAGACAAACGACTCCGTCAACAGCAGGAACCAAGAGAAATGCTTCATCTGTCAGAAAAACGTTCCTCTGAGAGAATACACCCGACACACCGAGCTGTGCATCCACCGCCGACCACCGAAGCCTGACACG AGAGGAAATCTGCTCTCAGCTctggaacaaacagaaaacagaggatCGG aAGCCGGGCCGTCAGGAACCAGAATCCAGCCGGG AGAGGTCATCGACCTGCGGGATGACGACGAcgacgaagaggaggaagaggaggaaggcgTACGAGCGTTGAGCATCAGCAACTCTCCCATCAGATCCTTCACTCCCATCTCCGAGGCCGCCGGCTGCCTCATCGACTTCAGGAGGCAGCAGCGAGCCAAGAAGCCGAGCCACAGACGGAGATGA
- the uimc1 gene encoding BRCA1-A complex subunit RAP80 isoform X3, which translates to MRGRRGGHSSSSSSSSSSGKHSSSSSSVAQEKNRMSLRKQIIKEATNVPTEIIIDDNSQELESVDDRDGTEELSSSTRHRRRRERENQTKPKEMTEEEMMDLALRLSEQEASNTALQLQREEEAVMKAIQESMVGQTQPCPPSQSQSLLAHASLRLCSRRKLLRSNGMRTSSIDQGASEDVCTPEIDLTRETKGAGDEIKNRNKKRKRKEGSPPLKTSDFSQKIDSQASSGGSEPLDSQSSDSVQVDDRLLRKSPVFLSNDCKALVQIPRLSQDLLETCRSSGFVLCSQDTSSPQTSLPAETKSPTFPRSPGNLTSCPKSPVFSETLQGDDDETQLTQGLEYLKSPVFGRNTERETTPSACEPLVSVCENSGLEFSSQETFTSSVRTTSRRPQSPVFPRSPALPPPPGRSSIRSSPVFSETHRGAAERSHGSSSSPVFGSSGRKLSDDEPKTSAVPSEVGRSNREVSRAVCEESSQRPTQSCDTDPHQDDVRLNTISVTSPSDDSQETPEDLNAAETELTSDMVLVWSDKDEDITPACSPSPVFSEERGAGLADVHVSSLNHDTAASPGAEWRSSSTEEELQPVEGACAPPAVGPTVHYYWGVPFCPRGLDPDAYTQVILAQMDVYDKSLKQAQRRLLRKAPWGGAILPQPEKSPSPEPSAESPQRLVPRRRGLRLKKNNQSEESPPAEEEEEGGEQRDGEEEEEAEKETEGGEGEEGRMDTDDCDVCPETQLSNNDDDETQVLTIDSGTELQPESPDLPVVQKIPRDDSPAVVEPPQEEEEEMEVDAAVCGTMEINIPVGGDAAHKKGEDMKEDDVDPDVDEIKVRGLQRPTSPEVDPAAIAPSPEASVDCPICQGSFPVTKIEWHAAYCDGEVAVLDERAPEVSSKPRRKRRRAEVAEAEETNDSVNSRNQEKCFICQKNVPLREYTRHTELCIHRRPPKPDTRGNLLSALEQTENRGSEAGPSGTRIQPGEVIDLRDDDDDEEEEEEEGVRALSISNSPIRSFTPISEAAGCLIDFRRQQRAKKPSHRRR; encoded by the exons atgagaggaagaagaggaggacactcttcatcatcatcatcatcatcatcatcag gtAAAcactcttcatcatcttcatcag TCGCTCAGGAGAAGAACAGAATGTCTCTGAGGAAACAAATCATCAAGGAGGCGACTAACGTTCCCACAGAAATCATCATCGACGACAACTCGCAGGAGCTGGAGTCTGTGGACGACCGAGATGGAACG GAGGAGCTCTCGTCATCAACTCGACACAGGCGCAGGAGAGAGCGGGAGAACCAAACCAAACCCAAAG AGatgactgaggaggagatgatggaCCTGGCTCTGCGTCTGAGCGAACAGGAAGCCAGCAACACGGCGCTCCAGCTGCAGCGGGAAGAGGAGGCCGTGATGAAAGCCATCCAAGAGAGC ATGGTCGGACAGACTCAGCCGTGCCCGCCATCCCAGAGTCAAAGCCTCCTCGCCCACGCCTCGCTCAGACTCTGCTCCCGACGGAAACTCCTGCGCTCGAATGGGATGAGGACGTCGTCCATCGACCAGGGAGCCTCCGAGGACGTCTGTACGCCCGAGATAGACCTGACCCGAG AAACAAAAGGAGCCGGAGATGAAATAAAGAACAGGAATAAAAAGcgtaaaagaaaagaaggaagtcCTCCGCTCAAGACGTCAGACTTTTCACAGAAGATCGACTCTCAGGCGTCGTCCGGCGGCTCCGAGCCTCTGGACTCACAG agcTCTGACTCGGTGCAGGTCGATGACCGTCTGCTCCGTAAATCGCCCGTCTTCCTGTCCAATGACTGCAAAGCGTTGGTTCAAATCCCGCGGCTGAGTCAGGACCTGCTGGAAACCTGCAGAAGCTCAGGGTTTGTATTGTGCTCTCAGGACACTTCCTCCCCTCAGACGTCTCTGCCCGCTGAAACCAAGAGCCCGACGTTTCCCAGAAGCCCCGGCAACCTCACGTCTTGTCCGAAGAGTCCTGTCTTCTCAGAGACGCTGCAGGGAGATGATGACGAAACGCAGCTTACGCAGGGTCTTGAGTATTTAAAAAGTCCTGTGTTTGGCAGGAACACCGAACGTGAGACGACTCCAAGTGCCTGCGAACCTCTCGTCAGTGTCTGTGAAAACTCAGGGTTGGAGTTCTCCTCTCAGGAGACTTTTACCTCCTCTGTGAGGACCACTTCCCGTCGGCCTCAGAGCCCCGTCTTCCCAAGAAGCCCAGCCCTGCCCCCTCCCCCGGGAAGATCATCGATCCGCAGCAGCCCCGTCTTCTCAGAGACGCACCGAGGAGCCGCCGAGCGAAGTCACGGCTCTTCTTCGAGTCCGGTGTTCGGCAGCAGTGGACGAAAGCTCAGTGATGACGAGCCGAAGACGTCTGCGGTTCCTTCAGAGGTCGGAAGGTCAAACAGAGAAGTGAGTCGAGCCGTCTGCGAGGAATCATCTCAGAGGCCGACGCAG TCCTGCGACACTGACCCTCATCAGGACGACGTCAGGTTGAACACGATCTCCGTGACGTCTCCGTCAG ATGATTCACAGGAAACACCTGAAGACTTGAACGCAGCAGAGACGGAGCTGACCAGCGACATGGTGCTCGTCTGGTCTGACAAGGACGAGGACATCACG CCGGCATGTTCTCCGAGCCCGGTCTTCTCAGAGGAGAGAGGTGCTGGTCTGGCAGATGTTCATGTTTCATCCCTGAACCACGacacagcagcttctccaggagcagagtggaggagcag ctccacagaggaggagctcCAGCCAGTCGAGGGGGCGTGTGCTCCGCCTGCAGTCGGGCCGACGGTTCACTACTACTGGGGGGTTCCCTTCTGTCCCCGAGGCCTGGACCCAGACGCCTACACACAG GTGATCCTGGCTCAGATGGACGTTTACGACAAGAGTCTGAAACAGGCTCAGAGGCGTCTGCTGAGGAAGGCGCCGTGGGGGGGCGCCATCCTGCCACAGCCTGAG AAATCTCCTTCACCTGAGCCGTCTGCTGAGTCGCCTCAACGTCTTGTTCCTCGAAG ACGAGGTCTCAGATTGAAGAAGAACAACCAGAGTGAAGAGTCTCCGccagctgaggaagaggaggagggtggagagcagagggatggggaggaagaggaggaggcagagaaggagacagagggaggagaaggtgaagaagGACGGATGGATACTGACGACTGTGATGTTTGTCCAG AAACTCAACTGAGTAACAACGATGACGACGAAACACAAGTTCTGACGATTGACTCCGGGACCGAG CTTCAACCTGAAAGTCCTGATCTCCCCGTGGTCCAGAAGATTCCTCGAGACGATTCTCCAGCTGTGGTCGAGCCgccgcaggaggaggaggaggagatggaggtggaCG CGGCAGTTTGTGGAACAATGGAGATAAACATCCCTGTCGGCGGCGATGCTGCACACAAGAAAGGAGAGGACATGAAAGAGGACGACGTGGATCCAGACGTGGACGAGATAAAGGTCAGAGGGCTGCAAAGGCCGACGTCTCCGGAAGTGGATCCCGCCGCCATCGCTCCGAGTCCTGAAGCCAGCGTGGACTGTCCCATCTGCCAGGGATCCTTCCCGGTGACAAAGATTGAGTGGCACGCAGCGTACTGTGACGGAGAGGTGGCTGTCCTGGACGAGAGGGCGCCTGAAG TGTCGTCGAAGCCTCGAAGGAAGCGACGAAGAGCAGAGGTCGCAGAAGCTGAAGAGACAAACGACTCCGTCAACAGCAGGAACCAAGAGAAATGCTTCATCTGTCAGAAAAACGTTCCTCTGAGAGAATACACCCGACACACCGAGCTGTGCATCCACCGCCGACCACCGAAGCCTGACACG AGAGGAAATCTGCTCTCAGCTctggaacaaacagaaaacagaggatCGG aAGCCGGGCCGTCAGGAACCAGAATCCAGCCGGG AGAGGTCATCGACCTGCGGGATGACGACGAcgacgaagaggaggaagaggaggaaggcgTACGAGCGTTGAGCATCAGCAACTCTCCCATCAGATCCTTCACTCCCATCTCCGAGGCCGCCGGCTGCCTCATCGACTTCAGGAGGCAGCAGCGAGCCAAGAAGCCGAGCCACAGACGGAGATGA